Part of the Bacteriovorax stolpii genome, ATTTTAGACTTTACCTGGTCTTCTTCCAGTGAAGGTTCAGAGTTAGAGTAGAGCTTTTTTGAATATCTCTTAGTAGATGAAAACTTCTGTTTTGTGACCTTGGCAGCATCGCGGGCATAGGGAGTTACCATGCTGTAGAGCTTGTCGAAAACTTGTCTTCCTCCGCCAATCGGAATGCACATAATGGCAAAACTTAGAGTGAAATAAAAAATAAAACGAATGATAAACATGATAGTCCCTTATCTATTATCTTTTTCAACCAGGCGTTCAACTTTTTCAACGGCCTTAATCAGGTCGTCTCTTTCAAATGGCTTTTGCAGGAAATCACTGGCACCGTTTGAGATCGATTCAATAACGATGCTTTCAATGTTCAGAGAAGACATCATAATAATGAATCTTTCCCCTGAGCTTTTTTCCTGAAGATGTTTTGTCAGTTCGAGACCAGAGATCTCTGGCATAACGATATCGATAAAAATCAGGTTAGGTTTTGCAGAGTGGGCAATCTGGATGGCCTCTTCCGCAGATCCTGCCTGCCCGATAACGTTGAATCCTTCGTAGGTCAGAATCTCGACCATATTCTTGCGATTGAAGTCGGAGTCGTCCACAATAAGGATTTTGAGCTTGTCATGATTGCGAGGTGGTTTCATAGAATGATCCAAAATTAAATGTTTCTTCTATGTTTATGATATCGCAAAAGGGTGATCTAAAAAAAGAAAAACCAACAATACTGTTGGTTTCTCTTTTTAGTCATACTAAATTTGTCGGAAACTAGGCTGCTGCAGGCGGCAGAGTTTCTTTTCTTGAATACACTTTTTTCTTTTTCTTTTCTTTCCATCCCACCAGGGCAACGTCCAGAACTTCATCGAATGACTTAACTGGTACGAAGTTCAGTTTTTCTCTGTATTCGGCCGGGATGTCTTCCAGGTCTTTTTTGTTTTTCCATGGAATGATGATGGTCTTAACGTTCATTCTCATTGCAGCCAGTGCTTTTTCTTTCAGACCGCCGATTGGAAGAACTTTACCTGTAAGTGTGATCTCTCCAGTCATCGCCACGTCCTTACTTACCGGTGTACCCGTTAGTAGTGAAACGATAGCTGTTGCCAGCGTGATCCCTGCACTTGGACCATCCTTCGGAGTAGCTCCTGCCGGAAGGTGGATGTGCAGTTCGTTCTTTTCGAAAATATCGTCTTCAATTCCAAGTTCAAAGGCCTGGCTTCTGATATATCCGATAGCTGCTTGAGCAGATTCTTTCATTACGTCACCAAGCTGACCTGTAAGAGTTAAACCTCTTCCTTTCATCTTAGTTGTTTCGATGTAAAGAACTTCA contains:
- a CDS encoding response regulator; translation: MKPPRNHDKLKILIVDDSDFNRKNMVEILTYEGFNVIGQAGSAEEAIQIAHSAKPNLIFIDIVMPEISGLELTKHLQEKSSGERFIIMMSSLNIESIVIESISNGASDFLQKPFERDDLIKAVEKVERLVEKDNR